One Epinephelus moara isolate mb chromosome 20, YSFRI_EMoa_1.0, whole genome shotgun sequence genomic window carries:
- the LOC126408669 gene encoding CD81 antigen-like has protein sequence MAVAGCTKCIKYMLFFFNFIFWLAGGVILGVALWLRHDSQTSNLLILQFDGQQAPGTFYISVYILIAVGAVMMLVGFLGCYGAIQESQCLLGTFFFFLVILFACEVAAAMWGFMNRDTISKELINFYDSAYIKAVDVSGSPSKDSAIKVLDVFHSTLDCCGKGDDTALFKQVVGTLCPRKSPEDFLKSQSCHDKLIELFSEKLYLIGLAALVVAVIMIFEMIFTMVLCCGIRNSPGAY, from the exons ATGGCTGTGGCGGGCTGCACGAAGTGTATTAAATAcatgttatttttctttaattttattttctgg CTGGCCGGAGGTGTGATATTAGGAGTGGCCCTTTGGCTCCGCCATGACAGTCAAACCAGCAACCTCCTCATACTCCAGTTTGATGGCCAACAGGCGCCAGGCACCTTCTACATCA gtgtgtaCATACTGATAGCTGTCGGGGCTGTGATGATGCTCGTGGGCTTCCTCGGGTGTTACGGTGCCATTCAAGAATCTCAGTGCCTGTTGGGAACA ttcttcttctttttggtgATCCTCTTTGCTTGTGAAGTGGCTGCAGCGATGTGGGGTTTCATGAACAGGGACACA ATCTCCAAGGAACTGATCAACTTCTACGACTCCGCGTACATCAAAGCTGTGGACGTCTCAGGGTCTCCCAGTAAAGACTCTGCCATCAAGGTGCTGGACGTTTTCCACTCTACG CTCGACTGCTGTGGCAAAGGAGACGACACCGCTCTCTTCAAACAAGTCGTTGGCACCTTGTGTCCCAGAAAGTCTCCAGAAGATTTTCTGAAATCTCAG AGCTGTCACGACAAACTGATCGAGCTGTTCTCGGAGAAGCTGTACCTGATTGGTCTGGCTGCCTTGGTGGTTGCTGTCATCATG ATCTTTGAGATGATCTTCACCATGGTGCTCTGCTGCGGGATCCGTAACAGCCCTGGAGCATACTAA